One segment of Ricinus communis isolate WT05 ecotype wild-type chromosome 8, ASM1957865v1, whole genome shotgun sequence DNA contains the following:
- the LOC8285310 gene encoding cation/H(+) antiporter 15 isoform X1, whose product MGTSMHVLSFFFFFLFLNLIFHSLLVFDGFMVSQAGIILGPSLLCRSQVLANAFFPVRGFIMLDIVASFGFILYFFLVGVQMDPWIFKHLDRKAVGLGLFGVAVPMVLSNASSLFILSHVNVDPSIARSLPSVAQSESVFAFPVIAHFLAELKIINSEFGRVALSSSFVAGLCSFAVITSSVLLQQSGDYYGALQILTNAAVLLIIIIFIIRPAIMRMTKHNPEGELLKESYVIWLLLAVFLTGFLSHALGLHLYFGPLVFGITIPAGPPIGSTLVHKLDLLTNWIFMPLYLVKNGLTTNIFSIKFKNYLIVQFIAITSSFGKFFGTFIVSRFSNIPTKDAASLGLVVNAQGVLELGMFRMMKRNMAIDNEAFVIMCISMMLVTGAITPLIKRLYDPARRYAVYRKRTVMNLKPNFELRVLVCVHENENVPAAINLLEALNPTKRSPLYVYILHLVELVGRANPLLIPHRLSTSTSKKVKNSEPVINAFRRFEHSNPGRVTIYPFTAISPSKTMHDDVCTMALDRRISLVIVPFHKIFQASGGMDSSRKAIKITNMNVLEKAPCSTAILVGRGLLNASKPIMNSHSNYRVAVLFLSGPDDREALAIGARMAGNQNINLTIIRLLANGSISSDGASDRKLDNEVVSEFRTATAGNYRVMYIEEVVMDGTGTISVIRSMEDQYDLVIMGRHHEKRSQLLSGLTDWNDHKELGIIGDFCASAQLMRNTTILVVQQHTNIAKEGARNARRKISDRTMRDGEAEHLPIYNRIV is encoded by the exons ATGGGTACAAGCATGcatgttctttcttttttcttctttttcttgtttctaaATCTGATATTTCATTCTCTCTTGGTATTTGATGGGTTCATGGTTTCCCAGGCAGGCATAATATTAGGTCCATCACTTCTATGCAGGAGTCAAGTCCTTGCAAATGCATTTTTTCCTGTGAGAGGATTCATAATGCTGGATATAGTAGCTTCCTTCGGCTTCATACTTTACTTCTTCCTTGTAGGAGTACAAATGGATCCATGGATATTTAAACATCTTGACAGAAAGGCTGTTGGTCTTGGACTCTTTGGGGTCGCCGTGCCTATGGTACTAAGCAATGCCTCGAGCTTATTCATATTGTCCCATGTCAATGTAGACCCCAGCATTGCTAGATCACTTCCTTCGGTTGCTCAATCTGAGTCTGTGTTTGCTTTCCCAGTTATTGCTCACTTCTTGGCAGAGCTCAAGATTATCAATTCTGAATTTGGAAGAGTAGCATTATCTTCTTCCTTTGTAGCAGGCTTATGCAGTTTCGCTGTGATAACATCTAGTGTCCTGTTGCAACAATCCGGAGACTATTACGGAGCACTTCAAATCCTAACTAATGCAGCtgttcttcttattattatcattttcatcATACGCCCTGCAATCATGCGGATGACAAAGCATAATCCGGAGGGAGAGCTGCTGAAAGAGAGCTATGTGATCTGGCTACTTTTAGCAGTCTTTCTGACCGGTTTCCTCAGTCATGCACTTGGTTTGCACCTTTACTTTGGACCTCTTGTTTTTGGGATAACTATACCAGCAGGGCCACCAATAGGCTCTACCCTAGTACACAAGCTTGATCTTCTCACCAATTGGATATTTATGCCACTCTACCTGGTAAAAAATGGACTGACAACTAATATATTCAGCATCAAATTTAAGAACTATCTGATAGTGCAATTCATTGCCATCACCAGTTCGTTTGGAAAGTTCTTTGGGACATTTATAGTTTCCCGTTTCAGCAACATACCGACCAAGGATGCTGCATCACTAGGCCTTGTAGTGAACGCCCAGGGCGTGCTTGAGCTTGGAATGTTTAGAATGATGAAGAGAAACATG GCAATAGACAATGAGGCTTTTGTGATAATGTGCATATCCATGATGCTCGTAACAGGAGCTATCACACCCCTCATAAAACGCCTGTATGATCCTGCAAGGAGGTATGCCGTTTACAGGAAAAGAACCGTTATGAATTTAAAACCCAATTTTGAACTCAGGGTGCTAGTTTGTGTCCATGAAAACGAAAATGTTCCTGCAGCCATCAACCTCCTTGAGGCCTTAAATCCCACAAAAAGAAGCcctttatatgtttatattctCCACCTTGTTGAGCTTGTTGGCCGTGCAAACCCCCTGCTCATCCCACACAGATTGAGCACTAGCACCTCTAAGAAGGTAAAAAACTCGGAGCCTGTGATTAATGCCTTCAGAAGATTTGAGCATAGCAACCCTGGTCGCGTCACCATTTATCCTTTTACTGCAATTAGTCCATCTAAAACAATGCATGACGATGTTTGCACAATGGCTCTAGACAGAAGGATTTCCCTTGTCATAGTTCCTTTCCACAAAATTTTTCAAGCCAGTGGTGGAATGGATTCCAGCAGAAAGGCCATTAAAATCACAAACATGAATGTCCTTGAAAAAGCACCTTGCTCTACTGCAATCCTTGTTGGCCGTGGGCTTCTGAATGCTTCAAAGCCTATCATGAACAGCCATTCTAATTATCGCGTTGCTGTTCTCTTCTTGAGCGGACCTGATGATAGAGAGGCACTGGCCATAGGTGCACGAATGGCTGGGAATCAGAACATTAACCTGACAATAATACGGCTCCTTGCGAATGGAAGTATTTCCAGTGACGGTGCAAGTGACAGGAAGCTTGACAATGAAGTGGTGAGTGAGTTTAGAACTGCTACAGCGGGAAATTACCGAGTGATGTATATAGAGGAAGTGGTGATGGATGGGACAGGAACTATTTCAGTGATTAGATCAATGGAAGACCAATATGACCTTGTCATAATGGGTAGGCATCATGAGAAAAGATCGCAACTTTTATCAGGACTCACAGATTGGAATGACCACAAGGAGTTGGGAATAATTGGAGATTTTTGTGCTTCAGCACAGTTAATGAGAAACACCACAATTTTGGTGGTGCAACAACACACCAATATTGCAAAGGAAGGTGCTCGAAATGCTAGAAGAAAAATTAGTGACAGAACTATGAGAGATGGGGAAGCAGAACATCTTCCAATTTATAATAGAATTGTGTAG
- the LOC8285310 gene encoding cation/H(+) antiporter 15 isoform X2 yields the protein MDPWIFKHLDRKAVGLGLFGVAVPMVLSNASSLFILSHVNVDPSIARSLPSVAQSESVFAFPVIAHFLAELKIINSEFGRVALSSSFVAGLCSFAVITSSVLLQQSGDYYGALQILTNAAVLLIIIIFIIRPAIMRMTKHNPEGELLKESYVIWLLLAVFLTGFLSHALGLHLYFGPLVFGITIPAGPPIGSTLVHKLDLLTNWIFMPLYLVKNGLTTNIFSIKFKNYLIVQFIAITSSFGKFFGTFIVSRFSNIPTKDAASLGLVVNAQGVLELGMFRMMKRNMAIDNEAFVIMCISMMLVTGAITPLIKRLYDPARRYAVYRKRTVMNLKPNFELRVLVCVHENENVPAAINLLEALNPTKRSPLYVYILHLVELVGRANPLLIPHRLSTSTSKKVKNSEPVINAFRRFEHSNPGRVTIYPFTAISPSKTMHDDVCTMALDRRISLVIVPFHKIFQASGGMDSSRKAIKITNMNVLEKAPCSTAILVGRGLLNASKPIMNSHSNYRVAVLFLSGPDDREALAIGARMAGNQNINLTIIRLLANGSISSDGASDRKLDNEVVSEFRTATAGNYRVMYIEEVVMDGTGTISVIRSMEDQYDLVIMGRHHEKRSQLLSGLTDWNDHKELGIIGDFCASAQLMRNTTILVVQQHTNIAKEGARNARRKISDRTMRDGEAEHLPIYNRIV from the exons ATGGATCCATGGATATTTAAACATCTTGACAGAAAGGCTGTTGGTCTTGGACTCTTTGGGGTCGCCGTGCCTATGGTACTAAGCAATGCCTCGAGCTTATTCATATTGTCCCATGTCAATGTAGACCCCAGCATTGCTAGATCACTTCCTTCGGTTGCTCAATCTGAGTCTGTGTTTGCTTTCCCAGTTATTGCTCACTTCTTGGCAGAGCTCAAGATTATCAATTCTGAATTTGGAAGAGTAGCATTATCTTCTTCCTTTGTAGCAGGCTTATGCAGTTTCGCTGTGATAACATCTAGTGTCCTGTTGCAACAATCCGGAGACTATTACGGAGCACTTCAAATCCTAACTAATGCAGCtgttcttcttattattatcattttcatcATACGCCCTGCAATCATGCGGATGACAAAGCATAATCCGGAGGGAGAGCTGCTGAAAGAGAGCTATGTGATCTGGCTACTTTTAGCAGTCTTTCTGACCGGTTTCCTCAGTCATGCACTTGGTTTGCACCTTTACTTTGGACCTCTTGTTTTTGGGATAACTATACCAGCAGGGCCACCAATAGGCTCTACCCTAGTACACAAGCTTGATCTTCTCACCAATTGGATATTTATGCCACTCTACCTGGTAAAAAATGGACTGACAACTAATATATTCAGCATCAAATTTAAGAACTATCTGATAGTGCAATTCATTGCCATCACCAGTTCGTTTGGAAAGTTCTTTGGGACATTTATAGTTTCCCGTTTCAGCAACATACCGACCAAGGATGCTGCATCACTAGGCCTTGTAGTGAACGCCCAGGGCGTGCTTGAGCTTGGAATGTTTAGAATGATGAAGAGAAACATG GCAATAGACAATGAGGCTTTTGTGATAATGTGCATATCCATGATGCTCGTAACAGGAGCTATCACACCCCTCATAAAACGCCTGTATGATCCTGCAAGGAGGTATGCCGTTTACAGGAAAAGAACCGTTATGAATTTAAAACCCAATTTTGAACTCAGGGTGCTAGTTTGTGTCCATGAAAACGAAAATGTTCCTGCAGCCATCAACCTCCTTGAGGCCTTAAATCCCACAAAAAGAAGCcctttatatgtttatattctCCACCTTGTTGAGCTTGTTGGCCGTGCAAACCCCCTGCTCATCCCACACAGATTGAGCACTAGCACCTCTAAGAAGGTAAAAAACTCGGAGCCTGTGATTAATGCCTTCAGAAGATTTGAGCATAGCAACCCTGGTCGCGTCACCATTTATCCTTTTACTGCAATTAGTCCATCTAAAACAATGCATGACGATGTTTGCACAATGGCTCTAGACAGAAGGATTTCCCTTGTCATAGTTCCTTTCCACAAAATTTTTCAAGCCAGTGGTGGAATGGATTCCAGCAGAAAGGCCATTAAAATCACAAACATGAATGTCCTTGAAAAAGCACCTTGCTCTACTGCAATCCTTGTTGGCCGTGGGCTTCTGAATGCTTCAAAGCCTATCATGAACAGCCATTCTAATTATCGCGTTGCTGTTCTCTTCTTGAGCGGACCTGATGATAGAGAGGCACTGGCCATAGGTGCACGAATGGCTGGGAATCAGAACATTAACCTGACAATAATACGGCTCCTTGCGAATGGAAGTATTTCCAGTGACGGTGCAAGTGACAGGAAGCTTGACAATGAAGTGGTGAGTGAGTTTAGAACTGCTACAGCGGGAAATTACCGAGTGATGTATATAGAGGAAGTGGTGATGGATGGGACAGGAACTATTTCAGTGATTAGATCAATGGAAGACCAATATGACCTTGTCATAATGGGTAGGCATCATGAGAAAAGATCGCAACTTTTATCAGGACTCACAGATTGGAATGACCACAAGGAGTTGGGAATAATTGGAGATTTTTGTGCTTCAGCACAGTTAATGAGAAACACCACAATTTTGGTGGTGCAACAACACACCAATATTGCAAAGGAAGGTGCTCGAAATGCTAGAAGAAAAATTAGTGACAGAACTATGAGAGATGGGGAAGCAGAACATCTTCCAATTTATAATAGAATTGTGTAG